From a region of the Bacillus sp. 2205SS5-2 genome:
- a CDS encoding DUF2194 domain-containing protein: MKYKVIIWGVFGVIVTIILFLQMFSTTPSFFYNEISGNQPLKVETMLSQEQSIKDISLQIYLIEPRTESSLSNQIQVALNNARLPFQLIKEKDLSTLTPTPYKILITVEESYSEYPFDVITSFVEKGGRLLITKRDFSPKWSEWAGAEKQGDYMTEDIFGLTFKENLFPAYEDISPHENDAENFIAHSSLDMTLKKETTLYIESEGVPIFWTYEQGEGKIGFWNTTWLETKLSRGLFLQSLSLLPPVFVSSFAGVEVVFIDDFPAPYRAEFSQIREQFNVSTKSFFKNIWWKQMKDLAKKHDLKYTSAMIGLYTDTYQPNSPLISEGLNHRLLFYGRDIFLNGHELGLHGYNHQSLVTKNEPVDEELGYVPWRNKQQMMNSLANMEEIMKKYYPNQQFYTYVPPSNIINETGLSALKKEVESLEVISSLYNGEEGTASLIQEYEVDTEDSSIFHLPRISSGYNLEEVEEYAKADALANFGMFSHFIHPDDFLDEERAEGRTWNNLYQDFDDFLTETNKVVPILSSYTARQAASYLRAYLEAQPTIAISENTLFIQGELPKPYNLLIRLNGFKGEIEPNNQNVSVYQLNKGLFMVQLNELPIQLMIQSDAQRVEEGD; the protein is encoded by the coding sequence ATGAAATATAAAGTGATTATATGGGGAGTATTTGGTGTCATAGTTACTATCATTTTATTTCTCCAAATGTTTAGTACGACCCCGTCATTTTTTTATAATGAGATAAGTGGAAACCAACCATTAAAAGTCGAAACTATGTTGTCACAAGAACAATCAATTAAAGATATCTCCTTGCAGATTTATTTGATTGAGCCGAGAACAGAAAGTTCACTATCAAATCAAATTCAAGTCGCTTTGAATAATGCACGTTTACCTTTTCAACTAATCAAAGAAAAGGACCTATCGACTCTCACCCCCACGCCCTATAAAATCTTAATAACGGTCGAAGAATCGTACAGTGAATATCCCTTTGACGTTATAACATCGTTTGTAGAAAAAGGAGGAAGACTGTTAATTACTAAACGGGATTTCAGCCCAAAATGGAGTGAATGGGCGGGAGCTGAAAAGCAGGGGGATTATATGACAGAGGACATTTTTGGGCTGACCTTCAAAGAGAATTTGTTTCCTGCATACGAAGATATTTCTCCCCATGAAAACGACGCAGAGAACTTTATCGCACATAGCTCTTTAGATATGACACTAAAAAAAGAGACTACGCTTTATATAGAAAGTGAAGGAGTGCCAATTTTCTGGACGTATGAACAAGGTGAAGGGAAAATTGGCTTCTGGAATACGACATGGTTAGAAACGAAACTTTCTAGGGGCCTCTTTCTTCAATCCCTCAGTCTCCTTCCTCCTGTCTTTGTGAGTAGTTTTGCCGGAGTTGAAGTGGTATTTATTGATGATTTCCCCGCACCTTACCGGGCGGAGTTTTCGCAAATTAGAGAACAATTCAATGTATCGACAAAGTCATTTTTTAAAAATATTTGGTGGAAGCAAATGAAGGACCTTGCTAAAAAGCATGATCTAAAGTATACGTCCGCAATGATTGGATTGTATACCGATACATACCAACCAAATAGTCCACTTATTTCAGAGGGGTTGAATCATCGCTTATTGTTTTATGGCCGAGATATATTTTTAAACGGACATGAATTAGGTCTACATGGATATAATCATCAATCACTTGTGACAAAAAATGAACCAGTTGACGAGGAGTTAGGGTATGTTCCATGGAGAAACAAGCAACAGATGATGAACAGTTTAGCCAACATGGAAGAGATTATGAAAAAATATTATCCAAATCAACAGTTCTACACATATGTCCCACCGTCCAATATCATAAATGAAACGGGTTTATCTGCGCTAAAAAAAGAAGTGGAATCACTCGAAGTTATTTCATCCTTATATAACGGGGAAGAGGGAACAGCTTCTTTGATCCAAGAGTATGAAGTAGATACAGAGGACTCTTCCATTTTTCATTTGCCCCGTATTTCTAGTGGGTACAATCTAGAGGAGGTTGAAGAGTATGCTAAGGCTGATGCATTGGCCAATTTTGGGATGTTCAGTCATTTTATTCACCCGGATGATTTTCTAGATGAAGAACGTGCCGAAGGGAGAACATGGAATAATTTGTATCAAGACTTTGATGACTTTTTAACCGAAACCAATAAGGTCGTTCCGATTCTTTCCTCTTACACAGCACGTCAAGCAGCGAGCTATTTACGAGCCTATTTAGAGGCACAACCAACGATTGCGATTTCTGAGAATACACTCTTTATACAAGGAGAGTTGCCGAAACCTTATAATTTATTGATTCGCTTAAACGGTTTTAAGGGAGAAATAGAACCTAATAATCAAAACGTATC